The Methanosarcinales archaeon genome contains the following window.
GCCGTATACCGGGCCCGATCTGCAGGATTCGATGCGGTGCAGCTGCATGTAGCTCACGGTTTTTTGCTCAGCAGTTTCATCTCACCCTATACCAACCGCAGAACTGATCGGTGGGGCGGGTCAGTAGAGAACAGGGTGCGCATCATTGTTGAGATCATCAGGCGGGCCCGGGCACTGGTGGATGAAGACTTCCCGATCATGGCGAAAATGAACGCCACTGATGGTTTTGAAGGGTACGGGCTGGATGCACCTGAATGTGTGGAGATCGCCTTGGCTTTAGAGAAGGCTGGTATATGCGCGATAGAAGTGAGCGGCGGTATAGCAGAGGCCGGTGAAGTTATGTCCCGGCGGGCTATTGAATCGGGTGTGGATGAAGGATATTTCAAGGATTATGCCAAGCTGATCAAGGCGGCGGTGAACATACCGGTGATTTTGGTCGGGGGTTTGAGGTCTAAGGCGGTAATGGACGCGATGCTTGAAGAAGGATATGCTGACATGGTATCGCTGTGCAGACCGCTAATCAGGGAGCCTGATCTTGTGATGAAGTTTAAGGAAGGGGCTGATGAGGCAGAGTGTACTTCATGTAATCAGTGTTTTGATGAAAAGGGTGTCAGGTGTAACAGATAAATTGAAAAAATATGGTTTGAAGGGAGAAACCTATAACGGCATTCTTCAGTACATAATGAATAAGGTCGACTATAATGAATTCATGGAGCATCAATATAAGTTTTTAGAAGAACAATTCATTTTTCTGGAAGGAATTGATTGAATTAACCTGAATGCAGATTCAATATTAACACAATCAGTTAATCTCATTTTCGAGTCTTATGCTCGCAGTTTCAACCATACCCAAATAGGGGACAGTTCAAGAGCTTTAAATGCCCGATCCTTTACTTTCCCATAGTACTGTCTTGGGTTGGGACTATCAGTCAAAGCCTTGACAATATCTACAACGCTAAAATACCATTCATCATCATGCCAGATTTTGTTATCCAT
Protein-coding sequences here:
- a CDS encoding NADH:flavin oxidoreductase, yielding MLFTPININGLHIMNRFVRSATHEWLADEDGTPASAIGRMYEELAKNEVGLIITGYSYVNPAGKSSKRQQGIYNDKFIEPYKQITEQVHKYDSKIILQIVHGGRQAMVTPEYSVTIAPSEVKDSLSGKVPTAMTEEQIHQTIEDFAQAVYRARSAGFDAVQLHVAHGFLLSSFISPYTNRRTDRWGGSVENRVRIIVEIIRRARALVDEDFPIMAKMNATDGFEGYGLDAPECVEIALALEKAGICAIEVSGGIAEAGEVMSRRAIESGVDEGYFKDYAKLIKAAVNIPVILVGGLRSKAVMDAMLEEGYADMVSLCRPLIREPDLVMKFKEGADEAECTSCNQCFDEKGVRCNR